In Tubulanus polymorphus chromosome 2, tnTubPoly1.2, whole genome shotgun sequence, a single window of DNA contains:
- the LOC141899803 gene encoding riboflavin kinase-like translates to MSPTSSRQQSLPHFAQGRVVKGFGRGSKELGIPTANFPEDVVDNLPDDIESGIYHGWATVDDGPIYKMVMSIGWNPFYKNEKRSMETHIINKFDGDFYGCTLKIVMLGYIRPEKSFDSLGSLISEIHNDISEAERQLDLPHNQVYKEDAFFDVQGRR, encoded by the exons ATGTCTCCTACCAGTTCAAGACAACAGTCTTTGCCTCATTTTGCCCAGGGACGGGTAGTAAAAGGGTTTGGAAGGGGAAGCAAAGAATTAGGAATACCAACAG CGAATTTCCCGGAAGATGTCGTTGATAATTTACCCGATGATATCGAGAGTGGAATATATCACGGCTGGGCGACTGTCGACGATGGACCGATCTATAAAATGGTGATGAGTATCGGGTGGAATccattttataaaaatgaGAAAAGATCAATG gaaacTCATATCATTAATAAGTTTGATGGTGATTTTTATGGATGTACGTTGAAAATAGTAATGCTCGGTTACATCAGACCAGAGAAAAGCTTTGACTCATTAG gAAGTTTAATCTCAGAAATTCACAATGATATATCAGAAGCTGAGAGGCAGTTAGATCTACCTCACAACCAAGTTTATAAAGAAGATGCATTCTTCGATGTTCAAGGTCGCAGGTGA